From a single Marinobacter sp. SS13-12 genomic region:
- the fnr gene encoding fumarate/nitrate reduction transcriptional regulator Fnr yields MAQPIRLHQASPLKASCHQCSLSNLCLPLALEENELDRLEDIVQQGRIFNRGEHIFDQSTPFRSCFAVKSGAIKTSIISENGEEQVTGFFMPGELVGLDSLGSKYYACTAKTLERTSVCEFPVDKLEELTSSLPDLQHHMYHLMSQEIQGSHQLAMLLSKNTAEERIAALLLSLSSRFQRRRMSGTNFSLPMARNDIANFLGLAVETVSRVFTRFQNQGIISARGREVELLDVEALQTVTREFSRQNT; encoded by the coding sequence ATGGCCCAACCTATCAGACTCCACCAGGCGTCCCCCCTCAAGGCATCCTGTCACCAGTGCAGTCTCAGCAATCTTTGCCTCCCCCTGGCTCTGGAAGAAAATGAACTTGACCGTCTTGAAGATATTGTCCAGCAGGGCCGGATTTTCAATCGCGGCGAGCATATCTTCGACCAGAGCACGCCGTTTCGCTCCTGCTTTGCGGTCAAGAGCGGGGCCATCAAGACGTCCATCATCAGTGAGAATGGCGAGGAGCAGGTAACCGGATTCTTCATGCCCGGCGAACTGGTGGGCCTGGACAGCCTGGGCAGCAAGTACTATGCCTGCACCGCCAAGACCCTGGAGCGCACCAGTGTCTGCGAGTTTCCGGTCGACAAGCTGGAAGAACTCACCAGTAGCCTGCCGGATCTCCAGCACCACATGTATCACCTGATGAGCCAGGAAATCCAGGGCAGCCATCAGTTGGCCATGTTACTGAGCAAGAATACGGCAGAGGAGCGGATTGCGGCACTGCTGCTGTCGTTGTCCAGCCGGTTCCAGCGTCGCCGCATGTCCGGCACCAACTTCAGCCTGCCCATGGCGCGCAACGACATTGCCAATTTCCTGGGCCTGGCGGTAGAAACCGTCAGCCGGGTGTTCACCCGTTTCCAGAATCAGGGCATTATCAGCGCCCGGGGGCGGGAGGTAGAGCTTCTGGATGTGGAAGCACTGCAGACAGTCACCCGGGAATTTTCGCGTCAGAACACCTGA
- the alr gene encoding alanine racemase has protein sequence MPRKTVARIDTGALRHNYRLACRLASPARAMAVIKADGYGHGIGEVARALADEAPKFAVACIEEALAIREAGVDHAVVLLQGPHSVEDVATSAREGFEMVVHSGYQLDWLEQAPATPKFWLKVNTGMNRLGFAPAALAQVMARLKAHGSEGQVIGFVTHFACADDTSSGFTDKQTRVFAEAVVDWPALEKSAGNSAAHFLPGQPLFDWSRPGIMLYGASPTLGKTGPELGLEAVMTLEAELTAVRTLQPGESVGYGCSWTAEQETRMGIVGIGYGDGYPRHAGTDTPAWVAGSRIRLIGRVSMDMLAVDLTNSPAARPGDTVELWGRHVSVDEVAQHAGTIGYELLTGITARVPRLYDSSGDGPV, from the coding sequence ATGCCACGGAAGACCGTTGCCCGCATTGATACCGGGGCACTTCGCCATAACTATCGTCTTGCCTGCAGGCTGGCCAGCCCGGCCCGGGCAATGGCGGTCATCAAGGCTGATGGCTACGGCCATGGCATAGGTGAAGTGGCACGGGCGCTGGCGGATGAAGCTCCGAAGTTTGCCGTTGCCTGTATTGAAGAGGCTCTGGCCATCCGGGAGGCGGGTGTTGATCATGCGGTGGTATTGCTGCAGGGTCCGCACAGCGTCGAGGATGTCGCCACCAGCGCCCGTGAAGGTTTCGAAATGGTGGTGCACAGCGGCTACCAGCTGGACTGGCTGGAGCAGGCACCGGCCACGCCGAAGTTCTGGCTCAAAGTGAATACCGGAATGAACCGCCTGGGGTTTGCACCTGCTGCTCTGGCGCAGGTGATGGCCCGCTTGAAGGCACATGGCTCAGAAGGGCAGGTTATAGGCTTCGTCACCCACTTTGCCTGCGCGGATGACACTTCCAGTGGTTTCACCGACAAGCAGACCCGGGTCTTTGCCGAGGCCGTGGTTGACTGGCCAGCGCTGGAAAAAAGTGCCGGCAACTCCGCAGCCCACTTTCTCCCCGGCCAGCCGCTGTTTGACTGGAGCCGCCCCGGCATCATGCTGTATGGCGCTTCTCCGACGCTTGGAAAAACCGGGCCGGAACTGGGCCTTGAAGCAGTGATGACGCTGGAAGCCGAGTTGACGGCGGTTCGAACGCTCCAGCCGGGGGAATCCGTGGGTTATGGCTGCTCCTGGACAGCGGAACAGGAAACACGGATGGGAATTGTCGGGATTGGCTACGGTGATGGTTACCCGCGCCACGCCGGCACGGATACGCCGGCCTGGGTGGCTGGTAGCCGTATACGTCTGATCGGTCGGGTGTCCATGGACATGCTGGCGGTAGACCTGACCAACTCTCCGGCCGCCCGTCCAGGAGATACCGTCGAGCTGTGGGGGCGGCATGTGAGTGTCGATGAGGTGGCGCAACACGCAGGTACCATCGGCTACGAGCTGCTTACAGGTATTACAGCCCGGGTGCCCAGGCTGTATGACAGTTCCGGCGATGGGCCAGTGTAG
- the ylqF gene encoding ribosome biogenesis GTPase YlqF, whose product MAINWFPGHMHKARKEIKKIMPQMDLIIEVVDARLPFSSENPLVPALRGDTPVIKVLNKRDLADPAITDRWLTWLEQERGVRAITMTHNQRAEALDILRLAGEMTPGHDRQKRALRVMILGIPNVGKSTLINTIAGRPAAKTGNEPAVTRAQQTIKLPGNVLLYDTPGFLWPKLSPEACGYRLAISGAIRSAVIEFEDVAMFEADYLLEAYPELVMARYGFEERPQDGLALMDGIALKRRFLGRGGVPDLHKVSEILLNEFRSGKLGRISLETPEMVEKEAREEAERQQAKNEKP is encoded by the coding sequence ATGGCCATTAACTGGTTTCCAGGGCATATGCACAAAGCCCGCAAGGAGATCAAAAAGATAATGCCCCAGATGGATCTCATCATTGAGGTCGTCGACGCACGTCTGCCGTTCAGCAGTGAAAACCCGCTGGTCCCTGCCCTGCGGGGCGATACGCCGGTGATCAAGGTGCTCAACAAGCGTGATCTTGCCGACCCGGCCATCACCGACCGGTGGCTGACCTGGCTGGAGCAGGAGCGTGGCGTGCGCGCCATTACCATGACCCACAACCAGCGGGCGGAAGCACTGGATATCCTGCGCCTGGCGGGTGAGATGACGCCTGGCCACGATCGTCAGAAGCGGGCTCTGCGGGTGATGATTCTGGGCATTCCCAATGTCGGTAAGTCCACACTGATCAACACCATCGCTGGCCGACCGGCCGCCAAGACCGGGAATGAACCCGCCGTGACGCGGGCACAGCAGACCATCAAACTGCCAGGCAATGTGCTGCTGTATGACACCCCGGGGTTCCTCTGGCCCAAGCTGTCGCCGGAAGCCTGTGGTTATCGGCTGGCCATCAGTGGCGCCATCCGGAGTGCGGTGATCGAGTTCGAGGACGTGGCCATGTTCGAGGCGGACTATCTGCTGGAGGCGTACCCGGAACTGGTGATGGCGCGCTACGGGTTTGAGGAAAGGCCACAGGACGGACTGGCACTGATGGACGGCATTGCACTGAAGCGACGATTCCTCGGTCGTGGCGGCGTTCCGGACCTGCACAAGGTGTCGGAGATACTGCTCAATGAATTCCGTTCCGGCAAGCTGGGGCGCATCTCCCTGGAAACACCTGAGATGGTGGAAAAAGAGGCCCGGGAAGAGGCCGAGCGCCAACAGGCCAAAAATGAGAAACCCTGA
- the fabB gene encoding beta-ketoacyl-ACP synthase I, with amino-acid sequence MRRVVITGMGIVSCLGNSTEAVLESLKTGKSGIRFNETYRDMGFRSQVAGSVDVDTSVIDRKTRRFMGQSAMYSFLAMEQAIASSGLTDDMVSNDRTGLIAGSGGASSASQVEAVDIMREKGVKRIGPYMVPRIMTSTVSACLATAFKIRGVNYSMSSACATSAHCIGHAAEQIQAGKQDIVFAGGGEEEDWSLTMLFDAMGALSTKYNDAPETASRPFDSGRDGFVIAGGGGMVVVEELEHARNRGATIIAELVGYGATSDGHDMVAPSGEGAMRCMQQALATVKAPVDYINAHGTSTPVGDVAEMKAVRNVFGDKIPQISSTKSLSGHSLGASGVQEAIYSLIMLQNGFIAGTKNLTNLDETIAGMPVVGPDAKQADLSTVMSNSFGFGGTNASLVFEKI; translated from the coding sequence ATGAGACGGGTTGTAATCACTGGCATGGGCATTGTTTCCTGCCTCGGCAACTCCACCGAAGCGGTGCTGGAAAGCCTCAAAACCGGTAAATCCGGTATCCGCTTCAACGAGACCTATCGGGACATGGGCTTCCGCAGCCAGGTTGCGGGCTCCGTTGATGTGGACACTTCGGTCATCGACCGCAAGACCCGACGATTCATGGGCCAATCGGCAATGTACAGTTTCCTCGCCATGGAGCAGGCCATCGCCTCCTCCGGGCTGACGGATGACATGGTATCCAACGATCGAACTGGCCTGATTGCCGGATCCGGCGGTGCGTCCAGCGCCAGCCAGGTGGAAGCGGTGGATATCATGCGTGAGAAAGGCGTGAAGCGCATCGGACCCTATATGGTGCCCAGGATCATGACCAGCACGGTATCAGCCTGCCTGGCCACGGCTTTCAAGATTCGCGGCGTGAACTACTCCATGTCGTCAGCCTGTGCCACCAGTGCCCACTGTATCGGCCATGCCGCCGAACAGATCCAGGCCGGCAAGCAGGACATTGTGTTTGCCGGTGGCGGTGAAGAAGAGGACTGGAGCCTGACCATGCTCTTCGACGCCATGGGTGCCCTGTCCACCAAGTACAACGATGCTCCGGAAACGGCCTCAAGACCCTTCGACAGTGGCCGTGACGGCTTCGTGATCGCCGGCGGCGGTGGCATGGTCGTGGTGGAAGAGCTGGAGCACGCCCGCAATCGTGGTGCAACCATCATTGCGGAACTGGTGGGTTACGGCGCCACGTCAGACGGCCACGACATGGTGGCGCCGTCCGGGGAAGGCGCCATGCGCTGCATGCAGCAGGCATTGGCCACGGTGAAAGCGCCGGTGGACTATATCAACGCCCATGGCACCAGCACACCGGTGGGTGATGTGGCGGAGATGAAAGCCGTACGGAACGTCTTCGGCGACAAAATACCGCAGATTTCCTCCACCAAGTCCCTGTCTGGCCATTCCCTGGGGGCGTCCGGTGTCCAAGAAGCGATCTATTCATTGATCATGCTGCAGAACGGCTTTATCGCCGGCACCAAAAACCTGACGAACCTGGACGAGACCATCGCCGGCATGCCGGTTGTGGGGCCGGACGCCAAACAGGCAGATCTCAGTACAGTGATGTCCAACAGTTTCGGGTTCGGCGGCACCAACGCCTCTCTGGTGTTCGAAAAAATCTGA
- a CDS encoding sugar nucleotide-binding protein translates to MHVLVVHDYGPLGRVLLERLRKTSLHVSPLLISELETADLTALDGWIPQDTDLIVNALWLANPEIAEQDPEAAHKVSFSLPVALAEYARDRNMALLQLSTCYVFDGRKQSAYIASNPGQPSNELGNWQWECEQAVRTLLPRHIILRTGWSLGRFIRKVQSVAARSDVIKLPGKCHGQPVTVSDLSRVMTAIIQQIDCGAEVWGTYQYAGAEDISLYELGLAITGLSGIPDGLRVVDEMPAWAALEPANTTMICTKIRNTFGVKQLPWRSGLAEELELLSLNGDRELIDEPAS, encoded by the coding sequence GTGCACGTTCTTGTTGTTCATGATTATGGCCCGTTGGGGCGGGTTTTGCTGGAGCGCTTGAGAAAAACGTCGCTTCACGTCAGTCCGTTGCTGATCAGTGAGCTGGAAACGGCGGATCTCACAGCACTGGACGGCTGGATTCCCCAGGATACTGACCTGATTGTGAACGCGTTATGGCTGGCCAACCCGGAAATTGCCGAACAGGATCCAGAGGCTGCCCATAAGGTATCCTTTTCGCTGCCTGTTGCGTTGGCGGAGTATGCCCGCGACCGGAACATGGCCCTGCTGCAGCTGTCGACCTGTTACGTGTTCGATGGCCGCAAGCAAAGTGCCTATATCGCTTCCAACCCTGGCCAGCCCAGCAATGAGCTGGGTAATTGGCAGTGGGAATGCGAGCAGGCAGTACGAACGCTTTTGCCCCGCCATATTATCCTGCGAACGGGCTGGAGCCTGGGGCGTTTTATCCGCAAGGTACAGTCCGTGGCGGCGCGCTCCGATGTCATCAAGCTGCCCGGCAAGTGCCATGGTCAACCGGTGACCGTAAGCGATCTTTCCCGGGTGATGACCGCGATTATTCAGCAGATTGATTGTGGTGCCGAGGTATGGGGAACCTACCAGTATGCCGGTGCAGAGGATATCTCGCTCTATGAGCTGGGCCTGGCCATCACCGGGCTGAGTGGTATTCCCGATGGATTGCGGGTGGTGGATGAGATGCCGGCCTGGGCCGCTCTCGAGCCTGCCAATACCACGATGATCTGCACCAAGATCCGCAATACCTTTGGCGTCAAACAGCTGCCCTGGCGTTCCGGGCTGGCGGAAGAGCTGGAGTTACTTTCGCTGAATGGGGACAGGGAGCTGATTGACGAACCGGCGAGCTGA